A genomic segment from Treponema sp. Marseille-Q3903 encodes:
- a CDS encoding ABC transporter permease, with amino-acid sequence MENNEMNEKKKNFLSLQLNVDDFLPASAEDKDSLVVMRESVNFWQDGIRRFRKNPIAMISLVIILIIMFFCFIVPVFYPYKYEQQMKGSERLKSMEYSASEKQRIASGEKVFPHILGTDQNGRDYAIRVMVGGRVSMLVGIIASLLILIIGSLYGAISGYFGGIVDLIMMRIVDVIYTVPDVLIIILLAQTLKFPLKNLGTVAGFGWIQKLGPNMVSMFIVFALLYWVGMARIVRSQIMILKQNEYVTAATALGAKRRRIIGKHLIKNCIGTLIVTTTLQIPSSIFTESFLSFLGLGVQAPMPSLGSLASAALNGFQTFPEKLFAPAALIFVIILSFNLLGDGLRDAFDPKLKQ; translated from the coding sequence ATGGAAAACAATGAAATGAATGAAAAAAAGAAAAACTTTCTAAGTCTTCAGCTTAATGTTGATGATTTTTTACCTGCTTCTGCGGAAGATAAAGATTCCCTTGTCGTGATGCGTGAATCTGTAAATTTTTGGCAAGACGGTATTCGACGTTTCCGAAAAAATCCTATCGCAATGATTTCGTTAGTTATCATTTTGATAATTATGTTTTTTTGCTTTATTGTTCCTGTTTTTTATCCTTATAAATACGAACAGCAGATGAAAGGCTCTGAACGCCTTAAGTCAATGGAATATTCGGCTTCGGAAAAACAGCGTATCGCAAGTGGGGAGAAAGTTTTTCCTCATATTTTGGGGACTGACCAAAACGGGCGCGATTATGCAATTCGTGTAATGGTTGGAGGGCGTGTTTCAATGCTTGTCGGCATCATCGCTTCTTTGCTTATCTTGATTATAGGTTCCCTTTATGGAGCGATTTCAGGATATTTTGGCGGAATTGTAGATTTGATAATGATGCGTATCGTCGATGTAATATACACTGTCCCTGATGTACTTATCATCATCCTTCTTGCGCAGACTTTGAAATTCCCTTTGAAAAATCTTGGAACTGTCGCTGGGTTTGGTTGGATTCAGAAACTCGGCCCTAATATGGTTTCAATGTTTATTGTGTTTGCGCTTTTGTACTGGGTTGGTATGGCTCGTATAGTCCGCTCGCAGATTATGATTTTGAAACAGAATGAATATGTGACTGCTGCAACTGCTCTTGGTGCTAAGCGCAGGAGAATTATCGGAAAACATCTTATTAAGAACTGTATTGGAACTTTGATAGTTACAACAACGCTTCAGATTCCGTCGTCAATTTTTACAGAATCGTTTCTCTCGTTTCTCGGGCTTGGCGTTCAGGCTCCAATGCCTTCTCTCGGTTCGCTTGCGTCTGCAGCTTTGAACGGGTTCCAGACATTCCCTGAAAAGCTCTTTGCTCCCGCAGCTCTTATTTTTGTTATTATCCTCAGTTTTAACCTTCTTGGGGATGGATTGCGCGATGCATTCGACCCTAAACTTAAGCAATAG
- a CDS encoding ABC transporter permease gives MLRYFTKRMITAIFTAFVVATLTFFIMNMVPGGPFLAEKAVTPQAQAAMEAKYGLDKPLGQQYLTYMNGLVHGDLGISLKKRGRTVSQIIATKFPVSARLGGLAMILAVFAGIPLGAIAAYRRGKLIDRILVVLSTAGIAIPSFLSSTLLMYIFTTKLKWLPSLGLNTPKAYVMPVVALSLYPTFYIARLMRSSMLDVIGQDYMRTARAKGVNTFRSIFKHALRNAILPVITYLGPLLASLMTGSFIIEKIFNIPGLGSEFVGAITSRDYPMIMGTTIFLAVFVIFMNVIVDILYAIVDPRIKLK, from the coding sequence ATGCTACGTTATTTTACAAAACGCATGATCACTGCTATATTTACTGCTTTTGTAGTCGCAACATTGACATTTTTTATTATGAATATGGTTCCCGGTGGACCTTTTCTTGCAGAAAAAGCCGTCACACCACAGGCACAAGCTGCAATGGAAGCAAAATATGGACTCGATAAGCCTCTCGGACAGCAGTATTTGACTTATATGAATGGATTGGTTCATGGAGATCTCGGGATCTCTCTTAAAAAACGTGGACGAACAGTGAGTCAGATTATTGCGACAAAATTCCCGGTTTCCGCACGGCTTGGCGGTCTGGCAATGATATTGGCAGTCTTCGCAGGAATTCCACTTGGAGCTATCGCTGCTTACAGACGCGGTAAACTTATAGACCGCATTCTCGTCGTTCTTTCTACAGCAGGTATTGCAATTCCAAGTTTCCTTTCTTCTACACTTCTTATGTACATTTTTACAACAAAACTCAAATGGCTTCCTTCTTTGGGGCTGAATACTCCAAAAGCGTACGTCATGCCTGTTGTGGCTCTTTCTCTTTATCCGACTTTTTACATCGCCCGCCTTATGCGGTCTTCTATGCTCGATGTAATCGGACAGGATTATATGCGCACCGCACGTGCTAAAGGTGTAAACACATTCCGTTCAATATTCAAACATGCTTTGCGTAATGCGATCCTGCCTGTCATAACTTATCTTGGACCGCTTCTTGCATCGTTGATGACCGGAAGTTTTATTATTGAAAAGATTTTTAACATTCCGGGGCTCGGTTCCGAATTTGTAGGGGCAATCACTTCTCGTGACTACCCTATGATTATGGGAACAACAATATTCCTTGCAGTATTTGTAATTTTTATGAACGTTATCGTTGATATCCTTTATGCAATTGTTGACCCGAGAATTAAACTTAAATAA
- a CDS encoding DNA adenine methylase codes for MYVNNETENFSGENHEFLRSQLITYIGNKRALLGFIGEGVKIVQQRLRKEKLSCLDIFSGSGIVSRFLKQYSEFIAVNDLEKYAGIISRCYLANKSELPLERLHFLHEKLCAEIDSDIKKGRKGFISELYSPSDEKNILKSDRCFYTSYNAAYLDVARQKIDETVPEVLRDYFIAPLLSEASIHANTAGIFKGFYKNSSTGTGQFGGNGCNALSRILGKIKLPFPVFSDFECKSKVFCNDANQLVLSDELYEDVETFDIAYFDPPYNQHPYGSNYFMLNLLAEYKCPDAEKISRVSGIPCEWNRSDYNKKKKVSGVFFNLVKNVRAKFVLVSFNSEGFIPKQEMIEILSECGKVEVLESDYNAFRGSRNLNEREIHVKEYLFLLKKD; via the coding sequence ACCATGAATTCCTCCGTTCTCAGCTCATAACTTATATCGGCAATAAAAGAGCTCTACTTGGTTTTATCGGAGAAGGGGTAAAAATCGTTCAACAACGGCTTAGAAAGGAAAAACTTAGTTGTCTCGATATTTTTTCCGGCAGCGGAATTGTAAGCCGTTTTCTTAAGCAGTATTCGGAATTTATTGCCGTAAACGATTTGGAAAAATACGCCGGCATAATCAGCAGATGCTATCTCGCAAATAAATCTGAACTTCCGCTTGAGCGTTTGCATTTTCTTCACGAAAAACTGTGTGCAGAAATCGATTCGGACATAAAAAAAGGGCGCAAAGGTTTTATCTCTGAATTGTATTCACCTTCGGATGAAAAAAATATCCTGAAATCCGACAGATGTTTTTATACATCGTACAATGCTGCGTACCTCGACGTCGCCCGGCAAAAAATTGATGAGACAGTGCCTGAGGTTCTCCGTGATTATTTTATCGCGCCTCTGCTTTCCGAAGCGTCAATTCACGCAAACACTGCCGGCATATTTAAAGGATTTTACAAAAACTCAAGCACAGGAACAGGTCAGTTTGGCGGAAACGGTTGCAATGCGCTTTCTAGAATTCTTGGCAAAATAAAGCTTCCGTTTCCTGTTTTTTCGGATTTCGAATGTAAAAGCAAAGTTTTTTGCAACGACGCAAATCAGCTAGTTTTAAGCGATGAACTTTACGAAGATGTGGAAACTTTTGATATTGCATATTTTGACCCTCCTTACAATCAGCACCCGTACGGTTCAAATTACTTTATGCTGAATCTCCTTGCAGAATACAAATGCCCCGATGCTGAAAAAATCAGCCGCGTATCAGGAATTCCGTGCGAATGGAACAGGTCTGATTACAATAAAAAGAAAAAGGTTTCGGGAGTCTTTTTTAATCTTGTTAAAAATGTGCGCGCAAAGTTTGTGCTTGTCTCTTTTAATTCTGAAGGGTTTATTCCTAAGCAAGAAATGATAGAAATCCTTTCTGAATGTGGAAAGGTTGAAGTTCTTGAATCTGATTACAACGCATTTAGGGGCTCGCGAAATCTAAATGAACGCGAAATTCACGTCAAAGAGTATTTATTTTTGCTAAAAAAAGATTGA